TCTGTTACAACAGGAATTATAGTGGCTTCATTTAAAGCGAATACTTTTAATAACTCAAACCAATTCGTGTTTTTTCGAGCAAAAAAAGATTGAAATAAATAGCTGTATTCAGATAATAATTGATCATCATCTGTAATTGTTTGCACATCATTTTCAGCAATTAACCCCATGAAATTACCATGTTCAATAACTGGCAGGTGTGTGAATGTAAGCAGGTTAAACAATCCTTTGGCTTTGCTAATCTTGTCAGACGTCTGCAATGCCCTTACGTCTTTTGATATGTAATCTGATGTTATCATATTATGTTGCAAAATAACTAAAATTAAACTACAAATACACTAATTTTGTTTTTGTAAATTTTATCGAAGGTTAAACCTTACCTGTATATAACCGAATGAACACAAAGGTAGGTCCTGCATAAAATTGTTTAATCAATAAACGACAAATGACAAAATTAAGTGTAAATATTAATAAAATTGCCACATTAAGAAATTCTAGAGGTGGAGATACTCCAAATTTGGTGAGTGTAGCTGTAGATGTTCAGGAGTTTGGAGCACAGGGCATTACCATACACCCAAGACCTGATGAAAGGCATATTAGGTATCAGGATGCATATGATTTAAAACCGATTGTAACTACGGAATATAATATTGAAGGGAATCCTATAAAAAAGTTTATAGATTTAGTAGTCGCTATTAAGCCCACTCAAGTAACCTTGGTGCCAGACGCAATTAATGCCATTACCTCAAATGCTGGTTGGGATACCATTAAAAATCAATCATTTTTAACCGAAGTAGTTGCTGAATTTAAGAGAAATGGAATTAGAACTTCAATTTTTATGGATCCTGACTTGGGTTTAATAGAAGCTGCGGTAAAGACAGGGGCAGAGCGAATAGAACTTTATACAGAAGCTTTTGCAACGGAATATGGATTGGGGAATAAAGAAGCTATAAAGCCATATGTAGCATCTGCGAATTTAGCTACAGAACTAGGTTTAGGGATAAATGCGGGTCATGACTTAAGTCTAGATAATATTCAGTTTTTTGCTAAAAACATACCTAATTTATTAGAAGTATCAATTGGGCATGCTCTAATAGCTGAAGCCTTATATTTAGGATTAGAGAATGTAGTAAACTTATATTTACATAAATTAAAATAATGGAAGTATTGTATTCTAAAATTCAAGGCCAAGGAGAACCATTAATTATATTACATGGTCTTTTAGGTATGAGTGATAATTGGAAAA
The nucleotide sequence above comes from Aureibaculum algae. Encoded proteins:
- a CDS encoding pyridoxine 5'-phosphate synthase, with amino-acid sequence MTKLSVNINKIATLRNSRGGDTPNLVSVAVDVQEFGAQGITIHPRPDERHIRYQDAYDLKPIVTTEYNIEGNPIKKFIDLVVAIKPTQVTLVPDAINAITSNAGWDTIKNQSFLTEVVAEFKRNGIRTSIFMDPDLGLIEAAVKTGAERIELYTEAFATEYGLGNKEAIKPYVASANLATELGLGINAGHDLSLDNIQFFAKNIPNLLEVSIGHALIAEALYLGLENVVNLYLHKLK